Proteins found in one Lysinibacillus fusiformis genomic segment:
- a CDS encoding ABC transporter permease, giving the protein MSELIETLKVEKKEQGWKKLLSKFGSLLALIILMAVLTMTTDKFLTVSNLMNIARQSSINALLAIGMLLPILTAGIDLSVGSILAVSIMVMGIVSVNMQMGAVAGIAVCLLIGAGFGLLNGLLLTKLRLPHPFISTLGTMNIARGIALIITAAAPIAGFPYLVQFLGSEFVGPIPVSFLLVIAVYIIFHIFLTRTQTGRYIYAIGGNKEAARLSGINVDRVLIIVYTISGFMAALAGLVMVGRVNSAFPLAGLSYELDAIAAVIIGGASFFGGVGTVWGTLIGALIIAVLRNGLNLLNVSADFQMTVIGVVIIAAVFVDVLRQRKSKAN; this is encoded by the coding sequence ATGAGTGAATTAATTGAAACTTTGAAAGTAGAAAAAAAAGAACAAGGCTGGAAGAAGCTATTAAGTAAATTTGGTTCGCTTTTAGCATTAATTATTTTAATGGCTGTTTTGACAATGACGACTGATAAATTCCTTACGGTCAGCAACCTCATGAATATTGCTAGACAATCATCTATAAATGCTCTACTAGCAATTGGGATGTTACTACCAATTTTAACAGCTGGTATTGACTTATCTGTAGGTTCGATTTTAGCGGTTTCGATTATGGTTATGGGGATTGTTTCAGTTAACATGCAAATGGGTGCAGTCGCTGGTATTGCCGTTTGTTTATTGATTGGCGCAGGATTTGGTTTATTAAATGGTTTACTATTAACAAAACTACGCTTACCGCATCCATTTATTTCAACATTAGGAACGATGAATATTGCGCGAGGTATCGCATTAATTATTACGGCAGCTGCACCAATTGCGGGCTTCCCGTACTTAGTTCAATTTTTAGGTAGTGAATTTGTAGGGCCTATTCCAGTAAGCTTCTTATTAGTTATTGCTGTGTATATTATCTTCCATATTTTTCTGACACGTACTCAAACAGGACGTTATATTTATGCGATTGGCGGCAATAAAGAAGCAGCGCGCTTATCAGGGATTAATGTAGATCGTGTTTTAATTATTGTTTATACAATTAGTGGTTTTATGGCAGCTTTAGCGGGTTTAGTAATGGTAGGACGTGTAAACTCCGCTTTCCCATTAGCAGGACTTTCTTATGAATTAGATGCAATTGCCGCTGTTATTATTGGTGGTGCTAGTTTCTTCGGTGGAGTAGGAACTGTATGGGGGACGTTAATCGGAGCATTGATTATAGCGGTCCTTCGTAATGGGCTGAATTTACTGAATGTTTCGGCAGATTTCCAAATGACCGTAATTGGTGTAGTAATTATTGCCGCAGTTTTCGTAGATGTTTTACGTCAGCGTAAATCTAAAGCTAATTAA
- a CDS encoding sugar ABC transporter ATP-binding protein produces the protein MPEEILVMKDVYKSFQSNHVLKGVNLGVRRGEVHVLLGENGAGKSTLIKIITGAYAMDKGEMIWEGKPVRVTGPIASMELGIATIYQELNVIPELAVYENIFLGRELKKGGKFGMLDRSTMIKQAEELLVRLGQDPKLATVQLNKLGIGQQQLVEIAKALILDAKVLIMDEPTSSLSGVEVEQLYKIVEQLRAEGMAIVFISHRFEEIQRLGNRITILRDGQGVETVEVATTHQDYWIELMVGRSLDEKFPKKEFVRGEIGFKIENFKVTANSPALNMEVHYGEILGVSGLVGAGRTELARAIFAADKRHSGEIYIDGVKQKITNPRQAIEAGIAFITEDRKSEGLLLDLPLDFNVCLANMKAFKGSRKLLNPAKMRKEAAKYVKELQIRPGSIELNARNFSGGNQQKVVIAKWLCTKAKIFIFDEPTRGIDIGAKVEVYRLMNHLVDEGALVLMISSDLPEILGMCDRVLVMNQGDITANLPIAEATQETIMKAATIGA, from the coding sequence ATGCCTGAAGAAATACTTGTAATGAAAGATGTTTATAAAAGCTTTCAAAGTAACCATGTATTAAAAGGGGTGAACTTAGGTGTTCGACGCGGAGAAGTACATGTGTTATTAGGTGAAAACGGTGCTGGAAAGTCTACACTGATAAAAATTATTACAGGTGCCTATGCAATGGATAAAGGTGAAATGATTTGGGAGGGGAAGCCTGTTCGTGTTACTGGACCAATAGCATCCATGGAGCTTGGTATTGCAACCATTTATCAAGAGCTAAACGTTATTCCAGAGTTAGCAGTATACGAAAATATCTTTTTAGGGCGAGAGCTAAAAAAAGGTGGTAAGTTCGGAATGCTTGATCGATCGACAATGATTAAGCAAGCAGAGGAGTTATTAGTACGTTTAGGACAAGATCCAAAATTAGCGACAGTTCAGCTAAATAAATTAGGTATTGGTCAGCAACAGCTTGTTGAAATTGCAAAAGCACTTATTTTAGACGCTAAAGTGTTAATTATGGATGAGCCGACATCGAGTTTAAGTGGTGTAGAGGTAGAACAGCTCTATAAAATTGTTGAACAGCTAAGAGCAGAGGGAATGGCCATTGTTTTCATTTCACATCGCTTTGAAGAAATTCAACGTTTAGGAAATCGTATTACTATTTTACGTGATGGACAAGGTGTGGAAACTGTAGAAGTAGCTACAACTCATCAAGATTATTGGATTGAGTTAATGGTTGGCCGTTCTCTTGATGAGAAATTCCCGAAAAAAGAATTTGTGCGAGGCGAAATAGGTTTTAAAATTGAGAATTTTAAAGTGACTGCCAATTCACCTGCTTTAAACATGGAAGTTCATTATGGAGAAATTTTGGGCGTTTCTGGTTTAGTAGGAGCGGGCCGAACAGAATTAGCGAGAGCAATTTTTGCTGCTGATAAACGACATTCGGGAGAAATCTACATTGATGGTGTGAAGCAAAAAATTACTAACCCTCGCCAAGCAATTGAAGCAGGCATTGCGTTTATTACCGAGGATAGAAAATCAGAGGGGCTATTGTTAGATTTACCACTTGACTTTAATGTCTGCTTAGCCAATATGAAGGCATTTAAAGGATCTAGAAAGCTATTAAACCCAGCTAAAATGCGCAAAGAGGCAGCAAAATATGTGAAGGAATTGCAAATTCGGCCTGGCAGCATTGAGTTAAATGCACGCAACTTTAGTGGCGGAAATCAGCAAAAAGTAGTCATTGCTAAATGGCTTTGTACGAAAGCTAAAATTTTCATCTTTGATGAGCCAACAAGAGGAATCGATATTGGGGCAAAAGTTGAAGTATATCGCTTAATGAATCATTTAGTGGATGAAGGTGCGCTTGTACTAATGATTTCATCAGATCTTCCAGAAATTTTAGGAATGTGTGATCGAGTTTTAGTAATGAATCAAGGGGATATTACAGCGAATTTACCAATTGCTGAAGCAACACAAGAAACCATCATGAAAGCAGCAACAATAGGGGCATAG